TCATGATCTGCGGGCCGCGGATGAGGATCTCGCCGGGTTCGCCGGTGCCGAGGTCCTTGCCGGGGTCGGCGAGGGAGACGATCCGCATCTGTGTGCCGGCGATGAGCTTGCCGACGGTTCCCGGGGGTGCCGCGCTCATGGCGGACAGGGGGACGACATGGGTGCCGGGCGAGAGTTCCGTCATGCCGTACGCCTGGCCGACGGGCGGGAGGCCGAGGCGGGCCGAGCAGGCGGCGGCGAGGCGGGCGTCCAGTGGGGCGGCGGCGCTGACGATGTACTGGAGGGACGACAAGTCGTACCGCTCGACCAGGGGGTGCTTGGCGAGGGCGAGGACGATCGGCGGGGCCACGTACAGGCCGGTGATGCGGTGGTTCTGGATCGCCGCGAGGAAGGTCTCCAGGTCGAAGCGGGGCAGGACGACGACACAGGCGCCGAGGCGCAGGGGCGCGTTCATCAGGGCCGTGAGGCCGTAGATGTGGAAGAAGGGCAGTACCGCCAGGATGCGGTCCTCGGGGCCCGCCGACATCAGCGGTTCGAGCTGGGCGAGGTTGGTGGCGATCTGCCGGTGGGTGAGCATCACGCCCTTGGGGGTGCCGGTGGTGCCCGAGGAGTACGGCAGCGCCGCCACGTCCGTCGCCGGGTCGATGGTGATGCCGGGCTCGGGGGCCGTCGAGGCCAGCATGTCGATCAGGGAACGGTGGCCGGGTGCGCTGTCGCAGACGAAGATCTCCCGTACCCCGCCCGCGAGTTCGGCGGCCCGTCGTGCCGTCTCCAGCAGCGGTGAGACGGTGACGATCCAGCGGGCGGCCGAGTCGGAGAGCTGCTTGGCGAACTCCTCCGGCGTGGACAGCGGGTGCACGGTGGTGACGGAGGCACCCGCGCGTGTGGCGGCGTAGAACGCGGTCGGGAAGGCGATCGTGTTGGGGCTGTGCAGGGCGAGCACGTCCCCCTTGGCGACGCCCGCCTCCGCGAGGCCGGCGGCGACGCGGCGGTGGAATTGACCGAGTTGGCCGTGGGTGAGGGTGGTGCCGTCGGTGCCGTCGATCAGGGCGGGTGCGTCACCGAACTCGGCGGCACGGCCCAGCACCGCGTCGTGGATGGGGAGTTGCACCGGTTGGACGTCTGCGTACTCGCTGCGGAACACGGTTCCTCCAAGACGGCCGATGCCGAGGCGGCCTAGTACGACTTGGGCAGGCCCAGGGTCTGGTGGGAGACGTAGTTGAGAATCATCTCCCTGCTCACGGGGGCGATACGGGCCACGCGCGCGGCCGTTATCAGTGAGGCGATCCCGAACTCCCGGGTGAGGCCGTTGCCGCCGAGGGTGTGGACCGACTGGTCGACCGCCTTCACACAGGCCTCCCCCGCGGCGTACTTCGCCATGTTGGCGGCCTCCCCCGCGCCCGCGTCGTCGCCCTCGTCGTAGAGGTGCGCGGCCTTCTGCATCATCAGGCGGGCGAGTTCGAGGTCTATGTGTGCCTGGGCGAGGGGGTGGGCGATGGCCTGGTGGGCGCCGATGGGGGTGTCCCACACGGT
This is a stretch of genomic DNA from Streptomyces sp. NBC_00285. It encodes these proteins:
- a CDS encoding 4-coumarate--CoA ligase family protein, whose amino-acid sequence is MFRSEYADVQPVQLPIHDAVLGRAAEFGDAPALIDGTDGTTLTHGQLGQFHRRVAAGLAEAGVAKGDVLALHSPNTIAFPTAFYAATRAGASVTTVHPLSTPEEFAKQLSDSAARWIVTVSPLLETARRAAELAGGVREIFVCDSAPGHRSLIDMLASTAPEPGITIDPATDVAALPYSSGTTGTPKGVMLTHRQIATNLAQLEPLMSAGPEDRILAVLPFFHIYGLTALMNAPLRLGACVVVLPRFDLETFLAAIQNHRITGLYVAPPIVLALAKHPLVERYDLSSLQYIVSAAAPLDARLAAACSARLGLPPVGQAYGMTELSPGTHVVPLSAMSAAPPGTVGKLIAGTQMRIVSLADPGKDLGTGEPGEILIRGPQIMKGYLGRPDDTAAMIDPDGWLHTGDVGHVDADGWLFVVDRVKELIKYKGFQVAPAELEALLLTHPEIADAAVIGVYDDENNEVPHAYVVRGPAAAELSEGEIMMYVAERVAPYKRVRQVTFIDAVPRAASGKILRRQLRERA